A section of the Venturia canescens isolate UGA chromosome 11, ASM1945775v1, whole genome shotgun sequence genome encodes:
- the Utx gene encoding histone demethylase UTY isoform X2, translated as MLKVHADFDAAFKHLTLALIDASTPASFSKLEIKFHVAHLYEVQGKYKLAKEHYEALLKEKSLPSHLKADICRQLGWMYHVVDCAILGVTRQQKQAIAIHCLQRSIEAEPKSGQSLYLLGRCLAASGKVHDAFIAYRNSVEKSEGNADTWCSIGVLYQQQNQPMDALQAYICAVQLDKSHSAAWTNLGILYESVSQPKDALACYVNASRGNNNTPNLGSTTTTIPAPTTTTNNNNNNNNNNNNSNNNNNNNGNSNSGSPLTSGLGGAKSGGNAPMNPSLQQRINFLQSHLSQAPMPSIAVKRRQLPSIEEAWNLPISAEMSSRQQQQQQQQHQQQQQQQQQQQAQQQQPPSGSAGYKYTGGPSGPPPPYPQGQGQNISTKRFKPGEDPSIVQGGQQRPPPFYLSPQQLQMLQFLQQNHGSLTPQQQGHLSQLQMQYRSMQQHQQQMRLQQAQQGGQRGGLRPGQPGYPSNYPHGQQPGVIKSYGIPQQPQGGGTVALQTGFTDSSVVYNAAATGNTQQTPGMPYKSASDPNYPQQRPQSQFSQQYQSNQYGAQGYTQITSTTSNYPEGAAAGNKDLGVTDQELQALLSQNDIATSFAEDLLKHFGSEELEVKDESSSIMNNGTLSSGPFSPSNLEENSNENSSERLKDVKVEKIDSDSGCYDKNQGKNLAPDTVKCEATSSTNKIENSRNEPVLKLESLCEPQTEAEITIEMDAKSVLEACKGQGLKGVRNCSILSDRSPPPAPPEPPSQRLTKEQLLPPTPSVYLENKKEAFSPQLQEFCLKHPIAVIRGLAAALKLDLGLFSTKTLVEANPDHGIEVRTQMQQTSDENWDPVQSRKVWGCISHRSHTTIAKYAQYQASSFQESLKEEREKSQGIHTANLSDSDSKDSTGVVKRKKNAYGLAGRPGSKMLRFGTNVDLSDERKWKSQLQELMKLPAFARVVSAGNMLSHVGHVILGMNTVQLYMKVPGSRTPGHQENNNFCSININIGPGDCEWFAVPDAYWGVICALCERNNINYLHGSWWPSLEDLYEENIPVYRFLQRPGDLVWVNAGCVHWVQAVGWCNNIAWNVGPLTARQYQLAIERYEWNKLQSFKSIVPMVHLSWNLARNIKVSDPRLFELIKNCLLRTMRQCCLILEFVKNKGVEVRFHGRGKNEASHYCGQCEIEVFNILFIREQEKRHVVHCMDCARKQAPSLDGFVCLEEYRMHDLMEVYDGFNLHTSVSPTSHGASQAASQSS; from the exons ATGCTCAAGGTTCATGCTGACTTCGATGCTGCCTTCAAACACCTGACATTAGCCCTAATCGACGCCAGCACACCGGCTTCCTTCTCCAAACTCGAGA TCAAATTTCACGTGGCACATCTCTACGAGGTTCAAGGAAAATACAAACTCGCTAAGGAACATTACGAAGCTTTGCTCAAAGAAAAATCACTACCGTCACACCTCAAAGCTGATATTTGTCGACAATTAg GATGGATGTACCACGTCGTTGACTGCGCTATCCTCGGTGTAACGAGACAACAAAAACAAGCGATAGCGATACACTGTTTGCAGCGCTCGATCGAAGCCGAGCCGAAGAGTGGGCAAAGTCTTTATTTATTGGGACGCTGTTTGGCAGCTTCCGGCAAGGTTCACGATGCTTTCATCGCCTACAG GAACTCCGTGGAAAAGTCCGAGGGCAATGCCGACACGTGGTGCAGCATAGGCGTCCTTTATCAGCAGCAAAACCAACCTATGGACGCACTCCAGGCTTACATATGCGCGGTACAACTCGACAAATCGCATTCTGCCGCTTGGACGAATCTTGGAATACTGTACGAGAGTGTGAGCCAGCCGAAGGACGCGCTCGCCTGTTACGTTAACGCGTCCAG AGGTAACAACAATACACCAAATTTGGGAAGCACGACGACCACGATCCCAGCTCCAACGACCACGacgaataacaacaacaacaacaacaacaataataacaatagcaacaacaacaataacaacaacgGCAATAGCAACAGTGGCAGTCCCTTAACCTCTGGCCTTGGTGGAGCTAAGTCCGGTGGTAACGCACCCATGAACCCGTCCCTTCAACAACGCATTAATTTCCTCCAGAGTCATCTCAGCCAAGCACCTATGCCTTCCATCGCAGTCaa AAGACGGCAATTGCCGTCGATAGAGGAGGCTTGGAATCTTCCAATAAGCGCTGAAATGTCGAGCcgacagcagcagcagcagcagcagcagcatcagcagcagcagcagcaacaacagcaacaacaagcGCAACAGCAACAGCCGCCGAGCGGCTCGGCGGGTTATAAATACACTGGCGGCCCCTCGGGGCCACCTCCGCCTTATCCTCAAGGACAAGGACAGAATATTAGTACCAAACGATTCAAg CCCGGGGAAGATCCGTCGATAGTGCAAGGAGGTCAGCAAAGGCCGCCGCCGTTTTACTTGTCGCCGCAGCAGCTCCAGATGTTGCAATTTTTGCAGCAAAATCACGGCAGTCTGACGCCTCAGCAGCAGGGTCATTTGAGTCAGTTGCAAATGCAGTACAGATCGATGCAGCAGCACCAGCAGCAAATGAGGCTTCAGCAGGCGCAGCAGGGAGGTCAGAGGGGAGGTTTGAGGCCAGGGCAGCCGGGATATCCGAGTAATTATCCGCACGGGCAGCAACCGGGGGTGATAAAAAGTTACGGGATTCCGCAGCAGCCTCAGGGCGGCGGAACTGTCGCTTTGCAAACGGGCTTCACCGATTCGAGTGTCGTTTATAATGCTGCGGCGACCGGAAACACCCAGCAAACTCCTGGCATGCCTTACAAATCGGCCTCCGATCCGAACTACCCGCAGCAGAGGCCTCAAAGCCAGTTCAGCCAACAGTATCAATCGAATCAGTACGGCGCTCAGGGCTACACGCAAATAACTTCGACGACGAGCAACTATCCGGAAGGGGCGGCCGCTGGAAACAAAGATCTCGGGGTTACGGATCAGGAGCTCCAAGCTTTGCTCTCTCAGAACGACATCGCGACCTCTTTCGCCGAGGATCTCCTCAAACATTTCGGCTCCGAAGAGCTTGAGGTCAAAGACGAAAGCTCCTCGATCATGAACAATGGAACCTTGAGCTCCGGGCCATTCTCACCTTCGAATCTCGAGGAAAACAGCAACGAGAATTCCTCCGAAAGGCTCAAAGACgtgaaagtggaaaaaatagaCAGCGATAGCGGTTGCTACGATAAAAATCAGGGGAAAAATCTTGCTCCCGATACCGTCAAGTGCGAGGCTACTTCGAGcacgaataaaattgaaaatagtaGAAACGAGCCCGTTCTCAAGCTCGAAAGCCTGTGCGAGCCTCAAACCGAAGCTGAAATAACGATCGAGATGGACGCGAAAAGCGTCCTCGAAGCctgcaaaggccaaggactcAAAGGCGTTCGGAATTGCTCGATTCTCAGCGATCGCTCTCCTCCTCCCGCACCTCCCGAACCCCCGAGTCAACGCTTAACTAAAGAACAACTTCTGCCACCTACTCCGAGcgtttatttggaaaataaaaaagaggcTTTCTCTCCGCAGCTTCAAGAATTCTGTTTGAAGCATCCGATCGCCGTGATACGCGGTCTTGCGGCTGCCCTCAAACTTGATCTGGGCCTCTTCTCGACCAAAACTTTGGTCGAGGCGAATCCTGATCACGGTATCGAGGTCAGAACGCAAATGCAACAAACCAGCGACGAGAATTGGGACCCCGTTCAAAGCCGCAAAGTTTGGGGATGCATCAGCCATCGCAGCCACACAACTATCGCTAAATATGCTCAATACCAAGCCTCCAGCTTTCAGGAAAGCCTCaaagaggaaagagaaaaatcccAGGGCATTCATACCGCCAACCTGTCCGACTCGGACTCCAAAGACAGTACCGGCGTTGTCAAACGCAAGAAAAATGCTTACGGACTCGCCGGACGACCCGGCTCAAAAATGCTCAGATTTGGCACCAACGTCGATCTCTCCGACGAACGCAAGTGGAAATCTCAGCTTcaggaactcatgaaattaCCCGCTTTTGCCAGAGTCGTCTCCGCTGGCAATATGCTCAGTCACGTCGGTCACGTAATTCTCGGAATGAACACTGTGCAGCTCTACATGAag GTTCCAGGAAGTCGTACTCCAGGCCATCAAGAGAACAACAATTTTTGCTCCATAAACATAAACATCGGGCCCGGTGATTGCGAATGGTTTGCCGTACCTGACGCTTACTGGGGCGTCATTTGCGCCCTCTGCGAGCGCAATAATATCAATTATCTACACGGCAGCTGGTGGCCCTCGCTCGAGGATCTTTACGAGGAAAACATTCCCGTTTATAGGTTTCTACAGAGACCCGGCGATCTCGTATGGGTTAATGCCG GCTGCGTTCATTGGGTGCAGGCAGTTGGTTGGTGCAACAACATCGCCTGGAACGTGGGTCCCTTGACAGCTCGACAATATCAATTGGCGATCGAGCGTTACGAGTGGAATAAATTGCAGTCCTTCAAATCGATCGTACCGATGGTCCATTTGTCTTGGAATCTAGCAAGAAATATTAAAGTCTCGGATCCGAGGTTGTTCGAGTTGATTAAAAATTGCCTTCTACGAACGATGAGACAGTGTTGTTTGATTCTCGAGTTCGTTAAGAACAAGGGCGTCGAAGTACGGTTTCATGGCCGCGGAAAAAACGAGGCTTCCCACTACTGTGGACAATGCGAA ATCGAAGTATTCAACATCCTGTTTATTCGGGAACAAGAGAAACGTCACGTAGTGCATTGTATGGATTGTGCGAGAAAACAGGCGCCTTCTTTGGACGGTTTCGTCTGCCTCGAGGAATATCGTATGCACGATCTCATGGAGGTTTACGACGGTTTCAATTTGCACACTTCGGTGTCGCCGACGAGCCACGGAGCGTCGCAAGCGGCGAGCCAATCCTCCTGA